The genomic DNA CGTCATTCTCGGTTGTGCCTTACCGGAAGCTGAACAAGGGATGAACATCGCCCGGTATGCATCGGTCCTCGGAGGACTGTCGCATGAAGTGCCGGCGATCACGATCAATCGGTATTGCTCGTCCGGTCTCCAATCGATTGCCGATGCGTCGATGAAGATCATGACAGGACAAGCGACAGCTGTCATCGCCGGTGGACTCGAATCGATGAGCCAAATCCCGATGCCAGGACACGTCGTCCGACCGAATCCATCGATCGTCGAGACGGCACCGGAATATTATATGAGCATGGGGCATACGGCAGAACAAGTCGCTGCGACCTATCAAGTCTCACGCGAAGATCAAGATGCCTTTGCCCTGAAAAGCCATCAAAAAGCAGCCGCTGCGATTGCGTCCGGCAAGTTCGTCGACGAAATCGTCCCGGTGACGGTCACGGAACAATACGTCAACGATGAGTTGAAGATTGAAGAAAAGACGTGGGTCGTCGAACATGACGAAGGTGTCCGCGCCGATTCATCATCGGAAGGTCTCGCCAAGCTCCGTCCGGCATTCCGCCTCGGCGGCAGTGTCACAGCGGGCAACTCGTCTCAGACATCAGACGGTGCTGCTGCCGTCTTGATCATGGAACGCGAAGAAGCGGAACGCCAAGGACTGCCGATTCTCGGAAAGTTCAAATCGTTTGCCGTCGGTGGTGTCCGTCCGGAAGTCATGGGAATCGGACCGGTCGTCGCGATTCCAAAGGCACTTGAACTCGCTGGCATCACGCTCGAAGATGTCGGATTGATTGAATTAAACGAAGCCTTTGCATCCCAGTCACTCGGTGTCATCCGGGAACTCGGACTGAACGAAGACATCGTCAACGTCAACGGCGGCGCGATTGCGCTCGGTCATCCGCTCGGTTGTACAGGAACGAAACTGACGTTAACACTTTTGCATGAAATGAAACGACGGAACGTCCAATACGGCGTCGTCTCGATGTGTATTGGCGGCGGCATGGGTGCTGCCGGTGTATTCGAACTAGTTGAAGGAGGAACAGGACAATGAGCCAAACAACAAACGAATTGATTAAAGGTGGAAGTTTTGTACTGGATGAGTTACAAGCGGATCGTCTCTTTACACCGGAAGATTTTTCGGAAGAACACAAAATGATTGGTGACATGACGGCGAAGTTCGTCGAAGACCGTGTCGTACCGGTTCTTGACCGGATTGAAAAACATGAGTTCGAATTGTCGGTCGGTCTCCTGCGCGAAGCAGGCGAGCTCGGCTTGCTCGGTGCTGATGTCCCGGAAGCATACGGCGGCTATCAGATGGATAAAATTTCGTCTTCAATCATCACGGAGAAGTTTGCCCGTGGTCGCTCGTTTGCCCTCAGTTATGGTGCCCACGTCGGGATTGGTTCATTGCCAATCGTCTTCTTCGGGAACGAAGAACAAAAACAAAAATATCTCCCGAAACTGTCTTCCGGTGAATGGATCGCGTCTTACGCGTTGACAGAACCGGGCTCAGGCTCGGATGCCCTCGGTGCGAAGACAACGGCAGTCTTGAATGAAGCCGGAACGCACTATATCTTGAACGGGGAAAAACAATGGATCACGAACGCCGGCTTCGCCAGTCTGTTCGTCGTCTACGCAAAAATCGACGGTGATAAATTTACGGCGTTCCTCGTCGAAGGCGAGTATCCAGGTGTCTCAACCGGACTCGAAGAACAAAAGATGGGGATCAAAGGATCGTCAACACGGACGCTAATCTTACAAGATGCGGAAGTGCCGGTTGAAAACGTCCTTGGTGAAATCGGTCGCGGACACGTCATCGCCTTTAACATCTTGAACGTCGGTCGTTATAAATTAGCGGTCGGTGCGGTCGGTTCATCAAAACGTGCGATTGATCTTGCGGTCCAGTATGCGAACGAACGCAAACAATTCAAAACACCAATCAGCTCGTTCCCATTGATTCAGGAAAAGCTGGCGACGATGTCGGCGCAGACTTATGCGATGGAAAGTTCGGT from Exiguobacterium sibiricum 7-3 includes the following:
- a CDS encoding acyl-CoA dehydrogenase family protein, with the protein product MSQTTNELIKGGSFVLDELQADRLFTPEDFSEEHKMIGDMTAKFVEDRVVPVLDRIEKHEFELSVGLLREAGELGLLGADVPEAYGGYQMDKISSSIITEKFARGRSFALSYGAHVGIGSLPIVFFGNEEQKQKYLPKLSSGEWIASYALTEPGSGSDALGAKTTAVLNEAGTHYILNGEKQWITNAGFASLFVVYAKIDGDKFTAFLVEGEYPGVSTGLEEQKMGIKGSSTRTLILQDAEVPVENVLGEIGRGHVIAFNILNVGRYKLAVGAVGSSKRAIDLAVQYANERKQFKTPISSFPLIQEKLATMSAQTYAMESSVYRTGGLFQDSLDQLSEEESKDGKKIADAIAEYAIECSMNKVFASETFDYVIDEAVQIHGGYGFMAEYEVENMYRDSRINRIFEGTNEINRLLVPGTLLKKAMKGDLPLLAEAQRLQQEVMSFMPTEVGSEPLDRERHLLAMMKKIFLLTAGTAVQKYQDKLQGEQEILANTADIMSAIYALESAIVRTEKAIAAKGVEKNELKIRYTEVFAQQAFEGVERDAKETLYAAASGDELRMLLSALKKFSRYQPINSIGTKRLIAKRLIEANKYTV
- a CDS encoding acetyl-CoA C-acetyltransferase encodes the protein MKEAVIVAGARTPVGKAKKGSFKSMRSDELAGIAIKETLKRANYTGAIDDVILGCALPEAEQGMNIARYASVLGGLSHEVPAITINRYCSSGLQSIADASMKIMTGQATAVIAGGLESMSQIPMPGHVVRPNPSIVETAPEYYMSMGHTAEQVAATYQVSREDQDAFALKSHQKAAAAIASGKFVDEIVPVTVTEQYVNDELKIEEKTWVVEHDEGVRADSSSEGLAKLRPAFRLGGSVTAGNSSQTSDGAAAVLIMEREEAERQGLPILGKFKSFAVGGVRPEVMGIGPVVAIPKALELAGITLEDVGLIELNEAFASQSLGVIRELGLNEDIVNVNGGAIALGHPLGCTGTKLTLTLLHEMKRRNVQYGVVSMCIGGGMGAAGVFELVEGGTGQ